A portion of the Zootoca vivipara chromosome 6, rZooViv1.1, whole genome shotgun sequence genome contains these proteins:
- the LOC118087278 gene encoding sulfotransferase 2B1-like isoform X2 → MSLTPSQNQEGLRRLPDIPLGTHWMQEIMGLIWHDGDPSWVQSLPVWERSPWIENIPGLQLALKSPPPRLLSSHLPFHIFPKSFLHSKAKVIYTVRNPKDVMISYYHFSKGLKTVKDPGTLEEFMENFLSGNVSYGSWFEHVKNWMEMKDRSNFFFITYEELQQDLRGSVKRICHFIGKELSGQQIDSVVENASFHKMKGNNMSNFTQFPDTYYDHTKGKLMRKGISGDWKNHLTVAQNEHFDRVYRENMQGLRMAFPWD, encoded by the exons ATGTCACTTACCCCAAGTCAG AATCAAGAGGGGTTGAGAAGACTACCTGACATTCCTCTAGGTACCCATTGGATGCAGGAGATCATGGGCTTAATCTGGCATGATGGAGACCCCTCCTGGGTCCAGAGTTTACCAGTGTGGGAACGGTCACCTTGGATAGAGAATATACCAGGCCTACAGCTTGCCTTGAAATCTCCTCCACCCAGGCTCCTGTCATCTCACCTGCCTTTCCACATTTTCCCCAAGTCCTTCCTGCACTCCAAGGCCAAG GTTATCTATACCGTGCGTAATCCCAAAGACGTGATGATCTCATATTACCATTTCAGCAAGGGCTTAAAAACAGTGAAGGACCCTGGAACTTTGGAAGAGTTCATGGAAAATTTCCTGAGTGGGAATG TGTCTTATGGTTCCTGGTTTGAGCATGTGAAAAACTGGATGGAGATGAAGGACAGGTCCAACTTCTTCTTCATCACCTATGAAGAACTACAGCAG GACCTACGAGGAAGTGTGAAGAGGATTTGTCATTTTATTGGTAAGGAGCTGAGCGGTCAGCAAATCGACTCTGTGGTGGAAAATGCCTCCTTCCACAAGATGAAAGGCAACAACATGTCCAACTTTACTCAGTTTCCAGATACCTATTATGATCACACAAAAGGAAAGCTCATGAGGAAAG GTATCTCTGGGGACTGGAAGAACCACCTGACTGTGGCACAGAATGAACACTTTGACCGTGTTTATCGTGAGAACATGCAGGGTCTGCGCATGGCATTTCCATGGGACTAA
- the LOC118087278 gene encoding sulfotransferase 2B1-like isoform X1: MASFTYKGISLPVGDYRFYSEETLRYVENEFQMLDDDIVNVTYPKSGTHWMQEIMGLIWHDGDPSWVQSLPVWERSPWIENIPGLQLALKSPPPRLLSSHLPFHIFPKSFLHSKAKVIYTVRNPKDVMISYYHFSKGLKTVKDPGTLEEFMENFLSGNVSYGSWFEHVKNWMEMKDRSNFFFITYEELQQDLRGSVKRICHFIGKELSGQQIDSVVENASFHKMKGNNMSNFTQFPDTYYDHTKGKLMRKGISGDWKNHLTVAQNEHFDRVYRENMQGLRMAFPWD; encoded by the exons ATGGCTTCTTTCACATACAAGGGAATCAGTTTACCTGTAGGGGACTACCGGTTTTACTCAGAGGAAACGCTCCGCTATGTTGAAAATGAATTCCAAATGTTGGATGATGATATAGTGAATGTCACTTACCCCAAGTCAG GTACCCATTGGATGCAGGAGATCATGGGCTTAATCTGGCATGATGGAGACCCCTCCTGGGTCCAGAGTTTACCAGTGTGGGAACGGTCACCTTGGATAGAGAATATACCAGGCCTACAGCTTGCCTTGAAATCTCCTCCACCCAGGCTCCTGTCATCTCACCTGCCTTTCCACATTTTCCCCAAGTCCTTCCTGCACTCCAAGGCCAAG GTTATCTATACCGTGCGTAATCCCAAAGACGTGATGATCTCATATTACCATTTCAGCAAGGGCTTAAAAACAGTGAAGGACCCTGGAACTTTGGAAGAGTTCATGGAAAATTTCCTGAGTGGGAATG TGTCTTATGGTTCCTGGTTTGAGCATGTGAAAAACTGGATGGAGATGAAGGACAGGTCCAACTTCTTCTTCATCACCTATGAAGAACTACAGCAG GACCTACGAGGAAGTGTGAAGAGGATTTGTCATTTTATTGGTAAGGAGCTGAGCGGTCAGCAAATCGACTCTGTGGTGGAAAATGCCTCCTTCCACAAGATGAAAGGCAACAACATGTCCAACTTTACTCAGTTTCCAGATACCTATTATGATCACACAAAAGGAAAGCTCATGAGGAAAG GTATCTCTGGGGACTGGAAGAACCACCTGACTGTGGCACAGAATGAACACTTTGACCGTGTTTATCGTGAGAACATGCAGGGTCTGCGCATGGCATTTCCATGGGACTAA